One genomic segment of Oncorhynchus kisutch isolate 150728-3 linkage group LG15, Okis_V2, whole genome shotgun sequence includes these proteins:
- the LOC109905159 gene encoding acidic fibroblast growth factor intracellular-binding protein B — protein MSVELDVFVGNTTIMDEEVYQFWLDGYTVNDAVKVRMEGGVLEECEASAEVLRSDTMDQYRTFQMCERLLHSPAKLANQLLFQIPPHRQTMLIERYYTFDGVFVREVLGKKLSKGTKKDLDDVSAKTGVTLKSCRRQFDNFKRVFKVVEELKGPLVENIRQHFLLSDKLARDYAAIVFFANNRFETGKKKLHYLTFQDFAFCAGQLISNWTVGALDNMLEDMDVDLEKEFLQDLKELKILITDKDLLDQHKSLVCTALRGKTKAFNEMEANFKNLSRGLVNIAAKLTNTKDVRDFFIDLVEKFIEPCRSDKWTAGDMRLYLTHYTNSAHILDTFKHQVVWDRYMGVIKSCILKMYHD, from the exons ATGTCAGTGGAACTCGATGTGTTTGTGGGTAACACCACCATTATGGATGAGGAAGTCTATCAGTTCTGGCTGGATGGTTACACAG TGAATGATGCAGTGAAGGTTCGTATGGAGGGAGGGGTATTGGAGGAGTGTGAGGCTAGTGCTGAGGTTTTGCGCAGTGACACCATGGACCAGTACAGAACCTTCCAGATGTGTGAGCGCCTCCTGCACAGCCCCGCCAAACTGGCCAATCAGCTGCTGTTCCAGATCCCACCTCATCGCCAAACCATGCTCATAGAGAG GTACTATACGTTCGATGGCGTGTTTGTACGAGAGGTCCTTGGGAAGAAACTCTCAAAGGGGACCAAGAAGGACCTGGATGATGTCAGTGCAAAGACTGGTGTCACACTGAAGAGCTGCAGGCGGCAG TTTGATAACTTCAAGCGTGTATTCAAAGTTGTGGAGGAACTGAAGGGACCCCTGGTGGAAAACATTCGTCAGCACTTCCTTCTCTCTGACAAGCTGGCCAG GGATTATGCTGCCATTGTTTTCTTTGCCAACAATCGCTTTGAGACGGGAAAGAAGAAGCTGCATTATCTTACATTCCAGGACTTTGCCTTCTGTGCAGGGCAGCTCATCAGCAACTGGACCGTGGGAGCATTGG ATAACATGCTGGAAGACATGGATGTGGATCTTGAGAAGGAGTTCTTACAAGATCTAAAGGAACTGAAGATTTTAATTACTGACAAGGATCTGCTGGACCAGCACAAGAG TTTGGTGTGCACGGCTCTCCGGGGGAAGACCAAAGCATTTAATGAGATGGAAGCCAACTTCAAG AATCTCTCCAGAGGCCTTGTCAACATTGCTGCCAAATTAACCAACACGAAAGATGTCAGAGACTTCTTTATTGATCTGGTGGAAAAG ttTATTGAGCCGTGTCGGTCAGACAAATGGACAGCAGGAGACATGAGGCTCTACCTCACTCACTACACTAACTCTGCACACATTCTTGACACATTCAA acaccaGGTAGTGTGGGACAGGTACATGGGAGTGATCAAAAGCTGCATCCTCAAAATGTACCATGACTGA